GGAGAGGCTGAATAGGCTTCTTCAAGAACAGTTCTCTCAGAAGTCAGTGCTTCGGACTGATGCTGCGCGAAATAACCAGGTTTGACATTGTGGCCGTATTTGACGATTCCGTCGTCATGAGAGATGACACCTGCAGCGATCTTCATGAGCGTAGATTTTCCTGCACCATTCGGGCCCACAAGGCCGATTCGATCGCCTCGTTCAATATTGATGCTGAACCCGTCGTAGACCGTCTTTTCTCCGTAGCGCTTTACCAGGTCGGATATCTCCAGGACCCTCCGGCCTGACGGAGGCGGCTGAGGAAAGGTGAACTTGAGGGTTCTTGCCTGGGCAGGGGGTTCAACGGTCTCGAGTTTTTCCAGCATTTTCACACGGCTCTGAACACGGCTTGCCGTGCGTGCCTTGACGCGATTCTGATCGATAAACTTTTGAATACGCTTTATCTTTTCCTGCTGATTTTTGTACGCGGCGACAATCACGTCTTCTTGCATAGCTCTGGTACGCTCGTACTGGTCATAATTGCCGGTATATACGGACACTTTGCCTCTATCGACTTCCACGATCCGCGTAACCAATCGGTTGAGAAATGCGCGGTCATGAGAAACCAGAACCAGGGCGCCTTTGAAATTACTGAGATATTCTTCCACCCAGAGAAGACTCTCTAAATCCAGGTGGTTGGTGGGCTCGTCGAGGAGCAGAATGTCCGGCTCTGAAAGCAGGATTTTCGCCAGAGCGACTCTCATTCTCCAACCGCCTGAAAATTCGCTCCACCGGCGGTTTACATCGGCCGGATCAAACCCCAATCCTGCCAAAACCTTATGTGCCCGGGCTTCCAGCGTATAACCTCCAAAGCTCTCGAAAGCATGCTGGAGCTTACCGTGCTCCTCAATAAGCGCATCTGCATTGCTGCTGTCTTCCGAAAGGCGGGACATCTGACGCTCGAGTTCCCTGAGGCGGTCGCGAATCTGCTTTACCTCATCGGAAACATTCATCACTTCCTGGAGAATCGGGCCGTCATTACCTTTTATAAGTTCCTGATGGAGGATTCCCATTCTGATACGTTTTTCTATGGAGACTTCGCCTTCATCCGGTAGAAGGGTGCCTTCCATCATGCCGAGAATTGTGGATTTTCCCGCACCATTGGGACCGACTATTCCCGTGCGATCGCCGCGATGAATGCTCAAGCTCACTTCCCGAAACAGGGGTTTGCCATGAAAAAATTTTGCTACATTGCTTAGGAAAATCAATACAGTAACTCCTGGAGCGCTAGGCTGTTTTTCCGACCGATTATAGCGCGTTCCGCTCTCCCTCCCAAGTCCCCCGAACTGCCATTGGTTTGTGGAAAAGACCGGAAAAGAGTATAATCCCTTCTTATGATTCAGTCTTGATGCAAAATCAAATCAACATAATACGCCTGGTTTGTTCAGGAATGATACCCAACGATCGGACCTTCAAAACATTAACGCGCCTGGTTGGAAAAGCAATAGGCGATTTCAACCTGATTGAAGATCAGGATCGAGTATTGGTGGCGCTCTCAGGGGGAAAGGATTCATGGTCCCTCCTGTACGCGTTGTCGCACTTGCAGCGCAAGGCACCTATCAAATACGAATTGGCAGCCATTACCATTCATCCCGGGCGGGATGCTTTCGACGTCACACGAATCCAAGAACAACTGGCTAGAAGCGGAATACTGTACAATGTGGTGCAAGGGCATATCATAGACATCGTCAACGAGAACCTGAGTGCGGGGACAAACCCGTGCTCGTTTTGTTCGCGGTTGCGACGCGGTATGCTTTACAGTTATGCGGCGAGAGAAGGCTGGAACAAGATCGCTCTGGGGCATCATCGTGATGATTTTGTCGAAACATTGTTACTCAATTTGTTCTTCAACGGCACGGTAAAAGGGATGAGCCCGAAGCTCCTCGCTGATGATTGCCAGAACACCGTGATACGACCCCTGGTATATGTGAAGGAAGATATGACCGGAGCATGCGCGGCTCGCCTGGGTGTTCCCATACTGGGGTGCTCCTGCACGTACCAGGGAATGAGCGGATCTCGCAGACACTGGGTCAAATCGCTGCTTCGTGAAATAGAAAAAGAAGTTCCAAGCGCCAAATCGAGCATGCTTTCGGCAATGGGGAGAGTACATCCACGGCATCTATTCCCGCTGCAAAAAAGCAATGAATGGCAGGAACTCGACTGATACCAATGTGCTTTCATAGAGGAAATATTGAGACACCTGTTATTTGCCGGTCTCGGCAAATCTCCTTCGCTACGAACAGCATCGCCTGACTTCGCTTCGGAGGCATGCCGGGACCGGATTTGCTCCCACCGGTGGCGGGATTACTTATTTGAACGCACATTGGCATGACCCGTCGTTCTGTTCACAGGATGCAATCTGAAATTGGAAATCATGTCTTTTGTACGAAATTTGGAACGGTACTGTCAGAAGTTGAGTTTTGAAACGATTTAGAGAACAGCACCCTCTGCCTCTTCCCTGGTGAGTCGCGAAAGTGTATGCTTGGAAGATTCGAATCGCCCCCATGGGCACTTTAGAGCAAGGCTTTGCCAGAATGTTTACCGGAATAATTGAAGCCATAGGAGAAGTGAAATCGATCGAACCGGGCCGAGGGTTTGTACGGATTCGTATATGCTCTAACCTCGATCTCTCCGATGTGAAAGAAGGGGATTCGATTTCCGTAAATGGCGCATGCCTCACTGCCACCAGGATCGAACCCGGTCGCAGCGAATTTTCTGCAGACGTTTCCCCCGAAACCTTGGGGGTGACTACGCTTTCTTCCCTCAAGTCCGGCGCAGTTGTGAACCTGGAAAAGGCTTTGCGTTTCGATTCTCGACTCGGAGGACACCTTGTCGCCGGCCATGTGGATTGCGTAGGAAGACTCGTGGAGAAAAAGGCTGCCGGTGAAGGATGGCTCCTGGGGTTCGAGGTAGATTCCGGAAGGTACCTGGTGCCGAAAGGCAGCGTTGCAGTGGACGGAGTGAGTTTGACCGTGAATCGGGTCCAGGACAGGCGATTCTGGGTCATGATCATTCCTCATACTTCGGGTCTCACAGGGTTGACCGACAAAAAGATCGGTGCTACCGTCAATATTGAATATGACCTTATCGGAAAATACATTGAAAAATTCATTTCAGCCCGAGGAGATTCCTCCGGCGTCAACGAGACTATACTCAAAGAACATGGTTTTATCTGAAGGAGGAGCCTTTCATGGGCGTGCTGGTCGGAACAGAAGAAGCAATTGAAGAGATAAAAAAAGGGCGGATGGTCATTCTCATCGATGATGAAGATCGTGAGAATGAGGGCGACCTCACGATGGCTGCGGAAAAAATTACCCCCGAAGCAGTCAATTTCATGACAAAATACGGGCGTGGTTTGCTTTGCCTTTCTATGACTCCTGACAAAATTGAATCTCTCGAATTACCGATGATGGTAAGTAACAATCAGTCCCGTTACGGAACGGCATTCACCATATCGATAGAAGCCACGAGAGGCGTCACAACCGGTATTTCCGCTCACGATCGTGCAGTCACTATCCTCAGCGCAGTGGACGAAGACGCCACCCCCAAAGATATTATCTCGCCGGGCCACATATTTCCTCTGAGAGCACGGCGGGGAGGCGTTCTTGTCCGAGCAGGGCAGACTGAAGGAAGCGTGGATTTGGCTCGATTGGCAGGATGCATTCCTGCAGGTGTGATCTGCGAGGTAATGAACGAGGACGGCACCATGGCACGTCTCCCTGACCTGATCACCATCGCGGAACACCACGGGATCAAGATCTGCACAATCAAGGATTTGATTCAGTATCGTATGCGCAATGAAAGGCTTGTTCGACGGGGCGCTGAGACAATTCTTCCCACCGAGGCCGGTGGCGACTTCCGCCTCATCGTGTACGAGAATGATGTTGACAAGCTCAACCACGTCGCATTGGTCAAAGGGGAAATCAATCCCGACGAAGCGGTCCTTGTGCGCGTGCATTCAGAATGCTTGACCGGCGATGTTTTCGGCTCAAGACGTTGTGATTGCGGTCCTCAGCTTGAGACTGCAATACGCATGGTGGAAGACGAGGGAAAAGGGGTCATCCTGTACATGCAGCAGGAAGGCCGAGGAATAGGGCTTCTCAACAAAATTAAGGCATATGCTCTTCAGGATCAGGGATGCGATACCGTGGAAGCCAACCTGAGGCTCGGATTCAAACCCGATCTCAGAGATTATGGCATTGGCGCTCAAATGCTTGCAGATCTAGGGGTCCGCAAAATGCGGCTCATGACCAACAACCCCACCAAAATAGTGGGGCTGGAAGGCTATGGTCTGGAAGTAGTAGAACAGGTTCCTATCTTTGTGGAACCGTGCTCTACGAATCTGCGGTACCTGAGAACCAAGAAAGAGAAAATGGGGCATCTTTACGAGCTGAAGCTCTAGTGCTCCGAGCATATATGTGTAACCCGGGAGAGAAGCAACGCTCTCCCGGCGAATTATCGTTCCTCCTTTTTCGGGAGTTCTGCTAAAGAAAATACGCCGCGTGAGGCTTGTCGGCAGCCCGGATCTCCCCTCCTGGAGAGGCTATTTCGGGCCCCCTTAAGTGATCATTGTCCTTGCCGGTTCGTTTTATGTACGGAGGTTTCATGAGCAAGACCCTGGAAGGCGGCTTTAATGCTGCCGGACTCAAGGCCGCCTTGGTGGCCAGCAGGTTTAACGATTTCATTGTATCCAGATTGATTTCCGGCGCCATGGATGCTCTGGTACGTCATGGAGCATCGGAAAACGATGTAACGATTGTTCGTGTACCCGGTGCTTTCGAGATTCCCCAGACCGTTTCCGCCGCCGTGCGATCCGGGAAGTACGATATGGTGATAGCATTGGGTGCGGTGATTCGCGGCTCAACGCCCCATTTTGATTACATAGCCGCGGAAGTCGCCAAGGGCGTTGCCCACATCTCTCTGGAAGCCGGAATCGCAGTGAGCTTCGGAGTGCTGACAACGGATACTCTCGAGCAGGCAATAGAAAGAGCCGGTTCGAAAGCGGGCAATAAGGGAGCGGAAGCTGCCATGTCTGCAATAGAAATGGCTAATCTTCTCAAACAAATATAATTGCGATCGGACTGACGTTCCTATCCAGTGCCTTCCAGACGTAAAACCAGAGAATTTGTGCTGCAAGTCTTATTCGCAGCGGATGCCAGAAACCAGGACCCCATAGAAGTCCTGGATTTCTTGGAGACCCATTTTTCATCTCACGAAGATGAAGAACTGAAGATGCATCGCGTTGCCAAGGAATTTGCCCGCGAACTGATCGGTGCGGTATCACGGGACAAAACCGTCATTGATGAACTGATCTCCAAGCTTTCTCACAATTGGAAGCTCTATCGAATCAACCGGGTGGACAGAAATATTCTGCGCATGGCGATTGCCGAGATGACAAATTTTCCTTTGATCCCCGGTCGCGTCATATTGAATGAAGCGATTGAAATCGGGAAGAAATTCGGCGCCGACAATTCTCCTGCATTCATCAACGGAATTCTCGATCGTATTCATATGCTTGAACCACGCCCCACATCTGCATCGGAATTGCAGAGATCTCTCACAGAGCTTGACCAAACTGAGTCAACAGATTAGAATCAGTATAATTAATAAGACTTGAATCTGACGGTCCGTTGCGGTACGAGAACAACGATGATCATAACACGAAAACTCGGCTTCTTATGCCCTGTTTCCCGAGCATTCCGGGCTTCAGACCATGGGTACTTCTGTTTTCTCGTCGTAATTCTCGTGCTGATGTTCGGTTGTTCCGTCGTTTTCGGAGCCCCTCCTCAAAAACCTCAACCTCAGCGGAACAATCAGGAAGAAGCAGTAGCTCCTCCGGGAACTATCGGGGATTCGGGTTATGTGGTGCCTATTCCGGAGATCAAGATGCGAAGCATCACCGGGGGGCCTCCTCGAAAGACTCCTCCTCCCGAGCTTCCGGCTGCTCCTGAATCGAGTGAACCGGCGCGTCGCGAAAAGCAGATCGAAGCCCCTGCTCCCGAGGGTCCGGTCGCTGTCCCTCCTGCCGAGAAATTAACACCGCCCAAGGAGCCTGTCACACGTGAGAAACCGGCAGAAACGGCTGCTCCTCCAAAACCGCAACCGCCTGTCGAGCAACAACGCGATCCTGTGCACATTCCTGAAAGCCCTCAATCGGCACCTGCCGGACCGGTTGAATCACCGTCAACGTCGCCGGAGACGACACGACTGCCTTTTGAACCTTCGGTTCGTCAACCTCGGGAGTCCGGCCCGGTAAAAATGCCTCGTGAGGTGCCACAGACCGAGCAACGTCAGGAAGAGAAGGAATTGGACGACGAGGCCCCGCCCATATCGACACCCCAGGCTCCTGAAGAAATCATGACAGCTCCGGCACCGAAGAAAGAGGTCTTGAAAAAGAGAACCGAACCTATTCAAGTCCCTGCACTCATGGAAAATAGGCCTGCAAAGAATCCTCTGACCACAATCCCCATTGAAAGAATGCGTGTCAAAGAAAGCGATACCGAAAGCGTCATTAGTCTGGATTCACGCAAAGAACCGGAAACTCTTCCCGATCCTGAGCCTGCCTCAACGGAGCCGGCTCACCCGGAACCCCCAACTACCAAACCGATAGAACAATTGCCGGTCAAACAGCCGGAACCTTCACCGATCAAGCAAACGGAACCACCGAAAGAAACCGTTCCCCCGTCACCAGCCGTTCAGCCCGAGGAGCAAAAGGAGATTGTTCCCACGGAGACACTCCCTCAACCTGAGGAGCCTGCCCCTGCTGTCGGCAAGGAGGAACCCATTCGTTCGCCTCTGGATTCAGATGCGGGCAATGGCCGGGAGGTAAGGGAATACCTGAAGAAGACAGCGCCGATTCTCGAGGAAGTCTCAATCCTTATGACGAGGGCTCCATCGTTGAGTCTTGCGGATTACGATCCTTCCGATCCCGGAGCCCCTCTGATTCCTCAAGAACTGCTCCTGAAAATGGACAGCATGAAAAGGGAGCTTCAAATACTTGATTCCAAGACATTTGCAATTATTCCCCCGCCACAGTACACCAAATTTCATGGGTTGATTCGTGAAGCAATCACTCGCACGCATCAGGCCTGTGATGCCGTATATGCCTACCTCAAGGAGAGTAATCCGGAGAATTTGCAGAAAATTCGAGATTCTCTGGGAAAAGCACGCGAACTCATCCAGCGCACACGCACGCCGGAGAATTGATCGCATTTATAACGGCCCTCGCAAGTTTTGGAACTATTGCCAGAATTCTAACGTTTGTCCCATGCTCCAACACAAGATACTAGTGGGGACCGGCGTCTCAGCGTCTCGAGACCGTCTCAAAAATCAAAATTTGTTCCAGATCGTGGCACGAATTTCTCATCATCTTCCCGGCCTGATTGTAGGAGCGCCCCTCGTGGGTGCCCGGTAGTGACCGGCCTCAGTGCCGGTCATTCCTGGAAGGGCAGGCACGAGACCTGCCCCTACGAGGATGGTGGATCGTGGCACGATATGTTGTGTATTCGAGAGTTTTGAGACAGTCTCTCCGTGCTGGCACATATTCAATATAATCAATGATATCGATAGAATGTGCCGGCACGGAGGCACGGCACCCACCAATATCTCTCATTTCAATCGGACACTAATTTTGGCGCGTAGAACGATTGCCAGAGCTGATGTCCGATTGAGGGTAGGAGTATTGGAGATTGCGGAGCATCCTGTTCATCCTCCGGAAACGACAGATCCTCGAACTTCAATGCCCGAGATTTCTTCGATCTTCACTCTTACAATCCCCTGGACAGCAGTACCGCTCACCTGCACGGGGATGTAATTGTCGGTTCGCATGATGAAATTACCGGTTTCCGCATCAGGAAGCGACTCAGCTACTGCAGGCCGAATAGTGCCGTCAAATCGCGCATAAAACGAGCATTTCAGATCGTTGGACAGGGAACGGAGTTCTTCGACTCTCCTCAGCGCCTCGGGTCCCGGGACACGGGGACGAAACTTGGCTGCAGGGGTGCTGGGCCGCGGTGAAAACGGAAATACATGGAGATACGAGGCACCGGATTGTTCAATGAGCGCCCTGGTCCTCGCGAAAGAAGCGTCATCTTCTCCGGGAAATCCCACCATCACGTCAAGCCCTATGCATGCGTCCGGAACACCTGCAGCAATATTTCGGAAAAGATCCAGCAGCAGCGCCGTCCGATAAGGCCGTCCCATGCGTTGCAGGATGTAATCGTCACCACTCTGTATGGGAATATGCAGGTGTTTGCATATTCTTGGATGCCGACTCATAAGCTCGAGCAATCGCGGAGTTATTTCCTGCGGTTCAAGAGAGCTCATTCTGAACCGGGTGTTCTGGCACTCGGACAGAAGATCTTCAAGCAACTGCTCTAAAGAGATTTGAGGAGTGAGATCACGGCCGTACAGCCCGAGATGTATGCCGGTGAGTACTATTTCCGCATACCCGGCCTCTTCCAGGGTAACTGCGCGTTCCTGTACCAGGAGCGGCTCCATGCTGCGGGAAGGCCCGCGTGCTGTCGGCACAATGCAATAGGTGCAATGCTGAGAACATCCGTCCTGGATTTTCAGGAAAGTCCTGGATCGGCCCCGGATGGCGGGCGACCCCAGGTCACCGAATGTGAGGCAATGTGCGGCTCCCTTTTTTACGATGGACGGTTCGGTGCCGACGATTGAATCCAGGTATTCGGAAAGATGGTCTTTTTCGTACGTTCCCAGCACGGTGGTTCTTGAACCGCGTGCCCCGGAAGCATTTACTTCTGCAAGACAACCCGTCACAACAAGGTGTGCAGTAGGAAATTCTTCAGCCAGGCGATTCACCGTGCGTCGCGATTTTCCTTCAGCTCTGGCTGTGACACAACACGTATTCACCAGGACCAGATCGGGCTCTTTCGCCTCGGAATCTACGCTGTATCCTTTTTGTTCCAGCAGAGCGGTCATAGCTGCCGCCTCGGCCTGGTTCACTTTGCACCCGAGCACGCGGACTATCGCTGTTTTATTTTTCCTGGAGTTTTCCATTTCTTCTGCGTTTTTGACATAGTAAATTATACATGCTATCAATCCGTTGAATAGCGGTCAATGGCTCTGATCGTAAGGAGGCGCTCCCCTTGAAATATCGCATATTCTTTGTTCTCTTATTGGCCGGCCTTCTGGGATGCTCTGCGGCAGCAGCTTTGGAAAGCCCGGCAGAAGAAAGTGCACTGCAGCATCCCGACCGTATCTTCGATATGAAAATACCGGAAGGATTCAGTTCGGAGGCTGTTGACGAGCCGGGAATCCTGAAATGGCGGAAAGATTCGGGCGAAATTTATCTTATTGTTGGTGATTTGTTTGGTGAATCCAGTGAGTCGCTTTTCAAAGTGCTCAAGACGGCCGCGGAGAAGAACAAATCTCTCAGCGAACACAAGGTACTGAAGATAAAAGGTGCTCGAGCTCTCATGTACAAGGAGACTATGCCCGAAGATAAATCACGCCTTACCTCATGGCACCTGATCGTGGTAACGAATAAGAAAATCGTTTACGTCGATTTCACTGCGCCCGCCGGAGAATTCAGCACATATGCCCCGGATTTCCAGGCAGCCATCAATTCATTCAAATTGAAAGCATCTTGATCCAGGTGGTCCCGTGGAAAATTCCTCTCGACACCATAAGCTGCGTCTCATTCCTTCGGTTGACAAGCTGCTCTCAGAGCCGCTGTTCGTTTTGCTTCAGAAAAAATATTCGGATGAGATGCTCAAACGTACAATCAGAATAGCGCTTGACAATCTCCGCAAGGAAGTACTTGCCGGTTCTGCCTCAGAAGAGGACTTCACTACAGAATCTCTTGCCCACAGGACTGAAGCCGTCCTGAACGCACGAATCGGCAGGCGCTTGACCACCGTAATCAATGCTACAGGAGTGGTGGTTCATACGAATCTCGGGAGATCGCCATTATCGCAGAGAGTGGCAGAAAGAATCGTGCAAGCTGCGGTTTCCTATTCGAATCTGGAGTACAACCTTGACCTTGGTCGACGCGGAGAGAGGAATTCGCACCTGCGTCAAATCATGCTTGAATTGACGGGAGCCGAATCCGTCCTTGCGGTAAACAATAATGCTGCGGCTGTATTGCTCGCATTGGACGCTCTCGCCAAAGGCCGCGAAGTAATCGTATCCCGCGGCGAATTGATCGAGATCGGCGGCTCCTTCAGAATTCCCGATGTGATGGCCAGATCCGGCGCAATTCTCAGAGAAGTGGGAACTACGAATCGCACGCATCCCAGGGATTACGAGGATGCTATCAATGAAAATACCGCTCTAATCCTGAAGGTACATACGAGCAACTACCGGATAGTGGGATTTACGAAAGAAGTTGAACTGGACGAGATGGTTGCAATAGGACGCGATCACGGTATCCCGTCCATGATAGATTTGGGTAGCGGTTGCCTGATGGACCTCTCTCCGTACGGTTTGACCGATGAACCCACTGTTCAGCAAATCCTTGCATCCGGTGTAGATGTTGTGAGCTTCTCAGGTGACAAACTTCTTGGAGGCCCCCAGGCCGGTATACTTGCCGGCCGATTTGAGTACATCGAGAAAATGCGTACAAACCCGCTCGCCCGTGCCTTGCGCATGGACAAGCTGACCCTCGCTGCTCTGGAAGCCACTCTCGAAGAATACGTCACTGCAGCAGGCCCTGCTGAGGGAATTCCTACTCTGGCCATGATCGCGAAGTCGCCTGAAGCGCTTCACCAGGCTGCCGAAGCGCTGGCACGGTCTCTTGCCGAGACTCTGGGACAGGAAGCTGTAATCAGCATAGAATCCGGTGTCGGTCGAGTGGGCGGAGGTGCTTTGCCTCTTGGCGATCTGCCCGGTCCCAGAGTGGCCATCCATCCCCGGGACATTTCCGCCGCGCGATTGGAAAAGGAGCTCAGGTCTGGAAAACCTCCCGTCATAGCACTAGTAAAGGAGGATTCTGTGCTGCTGGATCCTCGCACACTTCTCCATGACCAACACTTCCTGATTCCCGACCTCGTTCACGAGGCACTGAAGCGGGCAAGGCATTAGAAACCCGGTGCACTTTCAAAGCAGAAAGACTTGGGCAACCTCTTTGTAAATGGCTTTTTACCGTTAGCTCAATCCAAGTTGAATGTATTTTCTTGTCAACTGACACATGTGAGTTAGAAAGACAGCCGCTTGCGAGACTTCTGACTGTAACAATTGCCCAAAATTAATGTCCGATTAAGGATAGGAGTATTGGTGGGTGCCTGCATCCGTGCCGGCACATCTTCAAATATGATAAATGATACCAATCGAATGGACCGGCAGGGAGAAAGTGTCTCAAAAATTCAGAATTTATCCCAGATCGTGGCACGAAGTTTTCATGATCTTCACGGCCTGATTGTAGGGGCGCCCCTCGTGGGTGCCCGGTAGTGACCGGCCTCCGTGCCGGTCATTGCAGGAGGGCAGGCACGAGACCTGCCCCTACAAGGACGATGAATCGTGGCACGTTTTTTGTGTATTCGAGAATTTTGAGACAGTCTCGGGACGCCGGTCCCCACTGATATCTTGAATTTGAGCGTAAGGTAAGACGTCAGAATTTTTGACAATCAGTCTAAATCCTATCTGAACTGAAGAAATAGTCTGTATGCGAGAAGAAGTCTCCGCTTCTCATTCTTCGATTGCGAATCAGACTCGGCCACCGCTCTCAATCCTGGCTCTTGCACCACATCAATTTTCCGGGTTACACTTTGTAGAATAAAATTGTTAGGAGGGGAGCAGTCATGCCAACAAATTTTTTTGCGATATTCGTTCTCATGGCAATTATTTCTGTGTTCGCCTTATCAGTCTCAGCGCAATCTCAATCCATGCCAAAGGGTTGCAAAACGGAATTGAAAGATATCCCTGCCACGAAGACGGTTGGAAATCCCGAACCTGTGGCCTGCTTTTACGGACCCATGCCCACTGGGGTCACCGTTTCCCGTGAAGGCCGTATTTTCGTGAATTTTCCGCGATGGGGCGACGACGTTCGATTTACGGTTGCAGAGCTTAGAAACGGCCAGCCTATCCCGTTTCCCAACGAGGAGATCCACACACCGAACCGTGAAAAAGCGGCAGAAACCCTGCTTTCCGTCCAGAGCGTGGTTATCGATCCAAAGAATCGGTTGTGGATATTGGATACAGGACGAGTTGAATGGGCTCCTACCGTGGAACGCGGTGCAAAGCTCATTGGAGTAGATCTCCAGACAAACAAGATATTCAAAGCAATTATCTTTCCACCCACCGTGGCTTTGCCTCAAACCTATCTGAACGACGTCCGATTCGACCTGCGCAAAGGAGAAGAGGGAACCGCGTATATAACGGATTCATCCGGAGAGAATCCCGGAATCATCGTGGTAGATCTGAAAACCGGGAATAGCATGCGCAGGCTCACGAATCACGAATCGACCAAACCTCTGCCGGATTTCGTATCATTGGTGGAAGGAAGGCCTCTGATGGTTCGGCCTCCAAAGGGAACACCTCAGCCTATTCAAGTAGGAGCAGACGGCATAGCGATAAGCAGCGACGGTAAACGGCTCTACTATTGCCCTCTCTCAAGCTGGAGCCTTTACAGCGTAAGCACCGACGCTCTTGCGGAACCGAATCTGCCTGATCGGGAAGTGGAGAAAACGGTGAAGGACGAAGGTGCCAAGGTCGCGTCTGACGGCCTTGAATCCGATTCCGAAAACAACCTTTACGTCACCTCATACGATCACAATGCCATACTCCGGCGTAAACCGGACAATTCCTACGAGACCCTGGTGTTCGATCCGAGAATCCTCTGGCCCGACACCCTGTCCCTCGCTCATGACGGTTATCTCTATTTCACGGCCAATCAGCTCCATAGAATGCCGAGATTTCACGAAGGAAAAGACCTGCGGGAAAAACCATACATGCTTTTCAGAATCCGAGTTGACGCGAAGCCCGTTTTGCTGAAATAAAGATGTAATCGGGGAGACTTTTTGCAAATGGATTATGCCCTTGGCCCAGGTCCGAACTGAACGCATTGCCTTCATCAGCTGACAAATATGATCTGGCATTGCGAGCGCAGCCGCTGTAGGGGCAGATCTCGTGCCTGCCCTTCCCGGAATGACAGGCACGAAGGCCGATCTCCACCGGGCACCCACAAGGGGCGCCCCTACCAAGCTGCATTGGCCTTGATTCGCGACACAGGAACATCCGACT
The sequence above is a segment of the Desulfomonile tiedjei DSM 6799 genome. Coding sequences within it:
- the selA gene encoding L-seryl-tRNA(Sec) selenium transferase, yielding MENSSRHHKLRLIPSVDKLLSEPLFVLLQKKYSDEMLKRTIRIALDNLRKEVLAGSASEEDFTTESLAHRTEAVLNARIGRRLTTVINATGVVVHTNLGRSPLSQRVAERIVQAAVSYSNLEYNLDLGRRGERNSHLRQIMLELTGAESVLAVNNNAAAVLLALDALAKGREVIVSRGELIEIGGSFRIPDVMARSGAILREVGTTNRTHPRDYEDAINENTALILKVHTSNYRIVGFTKEVELDEMVAIGRDHGIPSMIDLGSGCLMDLSPYGLTDEPTVQQILASGVDVVSFSGDKLLGGPQAGILAGRFEYIEKMRTNPLARALRMDKLTLAALEATLEEYVTAAGPAEGIPTLAMIAKSPEALHQAAEALARSLAETLGQEAVISIESGVGRVGGGALPLGDLPGPRVAIHPRDISAARLEKELRSGKPPVIALVKEDSVLLDPRTLLHDQHFLIPDLVHEALKRARH
- a CDS encoding L-dopachrome tautomerase-related protein, whose product is MPTNFFAIFVLMAIISVFALSVSAQSQSMPKGCKTELKDIPATKTVGNPEPVACFYGPMPTGVTVSREGRIFVNFPRWGDDVRFTVAELRNGQPIPFPNEEIHTPNREKAAETLLSVQSVVIDPKNRLWILDTGRVEWAPTVERGAKLIGVDLQTNKIFKAIIFPPTVALPQTYLNDVRFDLRKGEEGTAYITDSSGENPGIIVVDLKTGNSMRRLTNHESTKPLPDFVSLVEGRPLMVRPPKGTPQPIQVGADGIAISSDGKRLYYCPLSSWSLYSVSTDALAEPNLPDREVEKTVKDEGAKVASDGLESDSENNLYVTSYDHNAILRRKPDNSYETLVFDPRILWPDTLSLAHDGYLYFTANQLHRMPRFHEGKDLREKPYMLFRIRVDAKPVLLK